One window of the Saccopteryx bilineata isolate mSacBil1 chromosome 2, mSacBil1_pri_phased_curated, whole genome shotgun sequence genome contains the following:
- the JTB gene encoding protein JTB, whose protein sequence is MPAGAGRHGLPQGRHLYWLLSVFMFTLKLCQAEAPVREEKLSVSTSSLPCWHVEEFVAEECTPCSNFQAKTILECGSTGFVEKITCHLSKRIEFKSCRWALMEQHLFWKFEGAVVGMALVFACLVIVRQRQLDRKALEKVRKQIESI, encoded by the exons ATGCCTGCCGGCGCGGGGAGGCATGGCCTCCCGCAGGGCCGCCACCTCTACTGGTTGCTCAGCGTGTTCATGTTCACCTTAAAGCTCTG CCAAGCAGAGGCTCCGGTGCGGGAGGAGAAGCTTTCAG TGAGCACCTCAAGTTTGCCATGCTGGCATGTGGAAGAGTTTGTGGCAGAAGAATGTACTCCATGTTCTAATTTCCAGGCT AAAACCATCCTTGAATGTGGTTCCACAGGGTTTGTGGAGAAAATCACATGCCACTTATCTAAGAGGATTGAGTTCAAAAG TTGCCGCTGGGCTCTGATGGAACAACACTTATTCTGGAAATTTGAAGGGGCTGTCGTGGGTATGGCCTTGGTCTTCGCTTGCCTTGTCATCGTTCGTCAGCGACAGCTGGACAGAAAGGCTCTGGAAAAGGTCCGGAAGCAAATTGAATCCATATAG